In Bartonella machadoae, a single genomic region encodes these proteins:
- a CDS encoding murein hydrolase activator EnvC family protein has protein sequence MVGQMGNLLHRKVQHLYEEFMLFFVLFLSLFFCFSISHAEDTVRSAEEAQRALKEIHQNISLSRERVAFLERQVEVLKKDQRALSDALIKVAKAERAVAGDIAEREEKLKKMIKKRVQVQQNLKNRRAEFAEVLAILERMGLNPAPALLVRPEDVLTSVRSSVLLGAVIPQMQEKTRALTESLKELTYLTNSITTEYTALKAKMQKQAEQKKHLELLLDKKAKLQQRSEEELTEQQQKNIALAKQARSLEELILELDRQSKQSSDVSRQLQKNLQLLEQSNFENRKGSLLLPVLGKRVQHAHNGSQMTRFGEMIETEASAIVISPTDALVAFAGPFRSYGQLIILNVGNGYHIILIGMSKINVSQGQFVLAGEPLGTMGMQFVANSVALDIGKTAPMLYIEFRKQGRPVNPTPWWRTEKTRRNQNDS, from the coding sequence ATGGTTGGGCAAATGGGAAATCTTCTTCATAGAAAGGTGCAACATTTATATGAAGAATTTATGCTATTTTTCGTGTTGTTCTTGAGTCTATTTTTTTGTTTTTCTATATCACATGCTGAAGATACAGTAAGGAGTGCAGAAGAAGCACAGAGAGCGTTAAAAGAGATTCACCAGAATATTTCACTTTCGCGTGAGCGGGTTGCTTTCCTTGAGCGTCAAGTTGAAGTTTTAAAAAAAGATCAGCGTGCTTTAAGTGATGCACTCATCAAGGTTGCTAAAGCAGAACGTGCCGTAGCAGGTGATATTGCTGAAAGAGAAGAAAAGCTAAAAAAAATGATAAAAAAGCGGGTGCAAGTTCAACAAAATCTGAAAAATCGTCGTGCAGAATTTGCGGAAGTTCTTGCCATTTTAGAACGTATGGGGTTAAATCCCGCTCCTGCTCTTTTAGTGAGACCTGAAGATGTATTAACTTCTGTCCGTAGTTCTGTTTTATTAGGGGCTGTTATCCCTCAAATGCAAGAGAAAACACGCGCTTTAACAGAAAGTCTGAAGGAGTTGACCTATTTAACCAATTCAATTACCACGGAGTATACAGCGTTAAAGGCTAAAATGCAAAAGCAAGCAGAACAGAAAAAGCATTTAGAGCTTTTATTAGACAAAAAAGCTAAGTTACAACAAAGATCAGAAGAAGAGCTTACAGAGCAACAACAAAAGAACATTGCTCTTGCTAAACAAGCGCGCTCTTTAGAGGAGTTGATTTTAGAGCTTGATCGTCAATCAAAACAGAGCTCTGATGTCTCAAGACAGTTACAGAAAAATTTACAGTTGTTAGAGCAATCGAATTTTGAAAATCGAAAAGGTTCTTTACTTTTACCTGTTTTAGGAAAACGTGTGCAGCATGCGCATAATGGTTCACAGATGACGCGCTTTGGTGAAATGATTGAAACAGAAGCATCTGCCATTGTTATATCTCCTACTGATGCTCTTGTTGCTTTTGCTGGGCCATTTCGTTCTTATGGACAATTAATTATTCTCAATGTCGGCAATGGTTATCATATCATTCTTATTGGGATGTCAAAAATTAACGTAAGTCAGGGACAGTTTGTTCTTGCCGGTGAACCCCTTGGAACGATGGGAATGCAATTTGTTGCGAACAGTGTTGCATTGGATATAGGCAAAACGGCTCCAATGCTTTACATTGAGTTTCGCAAGCAGGGGAGACCTGTAAATCCAACTCCTTGGTGGCGGACTGAAAAAACGAGAAGGAACCAAAATGATTCGTAA
- a CDS encoding invasion associated locus B family protein has protein sequence MMMKKMHITIKKQNIFVIILFVLAFIGKGASFANEKKDVYTVHPPQLSVPKGEPGETRRIIMQFDYWTLICDEKQKLKQGICNVTQTVHDQNDNTVFSWSLVSTKNGQAVMLFRTLPNTDINIPIQIFVEGVKKPILIRYTQCNETICLAQSPVGPVLSKQIEQNKKIRISYKIKEGKVFSFTVPFEGLSAALNSLQR, from the coding sequence ATGATGATGAAAAAGATGCATATCACTATAAAGAAGCAAAATATTTTTGTAATTATTCTGTTTGTCCTTGCCTTTATAGGCAAGGGCGCGAGTTTTGCTAATGAGAAAAAGGATGTTTATACAGTGCACCCACCACAATTATCCGTTCCCAAAGGAGAGCCTGGTGAAACGCGTCGCATTATTATGCAATTTGATTATTGGACATTGATTTGTGATGAAAAACAAAAACTTAAGCAAGGAATATGCAATGTAACGCAGACGGTTCATGATCAGAATGATAATACGGTTTTTAGTTGGTCTCTTGTTTCTACCAAAAATGGTCAAGCAGTAATGCTTTTCCGAACATTACCAAATACTGATATAAATATTCCTATTCAAATTTTTGTAGAAGGTGTTAAAAAACCTATCCTTATTCGTTATACGCAGTGTAATGAAACCATCTGTTTGGCACAATCGCCTGTAGGACCAGTTTTAAGCAAACAAATAGAACAAAACAAAAAAATACGTATTTCCTATAAGATTAAAGAAGGAAAGGTGTTTTCTTTTACTGTACCATTTGAAGGGTTAAGTGCAGCACTTAATTCTTTACAACGATAA
- the obgE gene encoding GTPase ObgE, which produces MKFLDQAKVYIRSGNGGAGAVSFRREKFIEFGGPDGGNGGRGGDVWAVVVDGLNTLIDYRYQQHFRAKTGGHGKGRNMSGEKGDDIILRVPVGTQIFEEDNETLICDLTQVGQRYRLAKGGNGGFGNLHFTTSTNRAPRRANPGLAGEERTLWLRLKLIADGGIVGLPNAGKSTFLASVTAAKPKIADYPFTTLHPHLGVARIDAREFVLADIPGLIEGAHEGIGIGDRFLGHVERCGVLLHLVSAQEEDVAKAYQIVRKELEAYGNNLSNKTEIIALSQIDTLTIEERKAKQEILQKVTGKSVMMFSAVSREGLENVLRAIAHIIEMARKNDDDRVKQD; this is translated from the coding sequence ATGAAATTTCTTGATCAAGCTAAAGTTTATATTCGTTCTGGGAATGGGGGGGCAGGAGCAGTCTCCTTTCGTCGTGAAAAATTTATTGAATTTGGTGGGCCTGATGGAGGGAATGGAGGACGCGGTGGTGATGTTTGGGCTGTTGTTGTTGATGGACTGAACACGCTAATCGATTATCGCTATCAGCAGCATTTTAGAGCAAAAACAGGAGGACATGGTAAGGGGCGTAATATGTCGGGTGAAAAGGGTGATGATATCATTCTTAGAGTACCGGTTGGGACACAAATTTTTGAAGAAGATAATGAAACGCTAATCTGTGATTTAACACAAGTGGGACAACGTTACCGTCTTGCAAAAGGAGGGAACGGTGGTTTTGGGAATCTTCATTTTACGACCTCTACGAATCGGGCACCTCGTCGTGCAAATCCTGGTTTAGCTGGTGAAGAGCGCACATTGTGGCTTCGTTTGAAGTTAATTGCTGATGGTGGAATTGTTGGTTTGCCGAATGCTGGAAAGTCAACTTTTTTAGCATCAGTAACAGCTGCAAAACCAAAAATTGCTGATTATCCTTTTACCACTCTGCATCCTCATCTTGGTGTTGCACGCATTGATGCACGTGAATTTGTTTTGGCTGATATTCCTGGTCTCATTGAAGGGGCTCATGAAGGTATAGGAATTGGAGATCGTTTTTTAGGGCATGTTGAACGCTGTGGTGTTTTACTCCATTTGGTTTCTGCTCAAGAAGAAGATGTGGCAAAAGCGTACCAGATTGTGCGTAAGGAATTAGAGGCATATGGGAATAACTTAAGTAATAAGACAGAAATTATAGCTTTAAGTCAGATAGATACTCTCACTATTGAAGAACGAAAAGCTAAACAAGAGATTTTGCAAAAGGTAACGGGTAAATCTGTGATGATGTTTTCTGCGGTCAGTCGTGAAGGTTTAGAAAATGTGCTCCGTGCTATCGCACATATCATTGAAATGGCACGCAAAAATGATGATGACAGAGTAAAGCAGGATTGA
- a CDS encoding Ppx/GppA phosphatase family protein: MTPLDYDSKESKKGRAHDIKAKQFYDHSASHHNHSALLQTGRDSLSVDIKHQQRRRRRKQKPIQSDTTFEFNGRATIGIKKAKGSKTTFLPQFSRLKSPPLYAALDLGTNNCRLLIASPSKPGYFHVVDAFSRIVRLGEGLVNNGFLHTQAMDRAIEALKICHLKLKQRRIKRYRLVATEACRLAKNGKHFIQRVLDETGLELEIVDQETEARFAVSGCGTLVEPNTDAIVLFDIGGGSSEIVLLDVSKKRSLRLTEQITAWTSLPVGVVTLAERFGGSNGSLDDFEKMKSYVRNLLNNFSERHQLGTLAQGSKFHLLGTSGTITTLAGMYLNLERYDRRQVDGIWMDDADITLMVERVLSWDIKKRATNPCIGRERADLILAGCAILDVIREVWPSRRLRVADRGLREGILIELMLRDGVWCRYRKGKRFRR; this comes from the coding sequence ATGACCCCATTAGATTATGATTCAAAAGAATCAAAGAAAGGAAGAGCGCATGATATCAAAGCAAAGCAATTCTATGATCACAGCGCTAGTCATCATAATCACTCTGCTTTGTTACAGACAGGAAGGGATTCCCTTTCCGTTGATATAAAGCACCAACAACGAAGAAGACGTCGTAAACAGAAGCCTATTCAATCGGATACAACTTTTGAATTTAATGGTCGAGCAACTATAGGTATTAAGAAAGCAAAAGGCTCAAAAACAACTTTTCTTCCACAGTTTTCTCGTTTGAAATCGCCGCCTCTTTATGCTGCACTTGATTTGGGAACGAACAATTGTCGTCTTCTTATCGCATCTCCTAGTAAACCAGGGTATTTTCATGTTGTTGATGCTTTTTCACGTATTGTACGATTAGGAGAAGGTTTAGTAAATAACGGTTTTCTTCATACACAAGCAATGGATCGTGCGATTGAAGCATTAAAGATTTGTCATTTAAAGCTAAAGCAGAGGCGTATTAAACGTTATCGTTTAGTTGCAACGGAAGCTTGCCGTTTGGCAAAAAATGGGAAACATTTTATTCAACGCGTTTTGGATGAGACTGGTCTTGAATTAGAAATTGTTGATCAGGAAACCGAAGCACGTTTTGCTGTTTCAGGTTGTGGTACGCTTGTTGAACCGAATACCGATGCAATTGTGCTTTTTGATATTGGAGGAGGTTCATCAGAAATTGTGCTTCTTGATGTTTCCAAAAAGCGTTCTTTACGTTTAACAGAACAAATTACGGCATGGACTTCTCTTCCTGTTGGTGTTGTCACGCTTGCTGAACGCTTTGGAGGCAGTAATGGTAGTTTAGACGATTTTGAGAAAATGAAAAGTTATGTGCGAAATTTGTTAAATAATTTTTCAGAACGTCATCAATTGGGGACTCTTGCTCAAGGGTCAAAGTTTCATCTTTTGGGAACTTCTGGAACGATTACAACTTTAGCGGGAATGTATCTTAATTTAGAACGTTATGACCGAAGACAAGTTGATGGTATTTGGATGGATGATGCAGACATTACACTTATGGTGGAGCGTGTATTGTCATGGGATATAAAAAAACGTGCAACTAATCCTTGTATTGGACGAGAAAGAGCAGATTTAATTTTAGCTGGTTGTGCAATTTTAGATGTTATTCGAGAAGTTTGGCCCAGTCGACGATTAAGAGTTGCTGATCGTGGTTTGAGAGAAGGAATTTTGATAGAGTTGATGTTACGCGATGGTGTATGGTGTCGATATAGGAAAGGAAAACGTTTCAGACGTTAG
- the rsfS gene encoding ribosome silencing factor, which yields MIRKDIGLKNISQKYSYSIAPATEKRIFSVSDGLKIILKSLEDSKAEDIVSIDIQGKSSLADYMVIASAHSQRHVTAIADHLLGTWKDSGYGLASVEGLDTGDWVLIDTGDIIVHLFRPEIRLFYNLEKMWLAPDVNNTKSVLFGDH from the coding sequence ATAATAAGAAAGGATATTGGTCTGAAAAATATTTCACAAAAATACTCTTACAGTATTGCACCTGCGACAGAAAAAAGAATCTTTTCTGTAAGCGATGGTCTCAAAATCATTCTCAAAAGTTTAGAGGATAGCAAAGCAGAAGATATTGTTTCCATTGATATTCAGGGTAAATCATCTTTGGCTGATTACATGGTCATAGCTTCAGCACATTCACAACGCCATGTTACTGCTATTGCGGATCATTTGTTAGGCACTTGGAAAGACAGTGGATATGGTCTTGCAAGTGTAGAAGGGTTAGATACGGGTGATTGGGTATTGATTGATACAGGTGATATCATTGTTCATCTTTTTCGTCCAGAAATTCGTCTCTTTTACAATTTAGAAAAAATGTGGCTTGCTCCTGATGTAAACAATACAAAATCGGTTCTCTTTGGAGATCATTAA
- a CDS encoding nicotinate-nucleotide adenylyltransferase: MPHVEKSNIVGLFGGSFNPPHAGHLLVAKSAIRRLHLDQLWWMVTPGNPLKDCTHLPSLDERMRLSIERVDHPKIRVTGFEQAIGSKVSIDTISHILTHCRGVRFVWVMGADSFATIHHWYRWRAIVSMLPIAIVDRPFAHMSALSSPMAHIYRSFRLDERESIRLPFMKPPAWTYLHGPLSFQSSTKLRLKENNFS; encoded by the coding sequence ATGCCACATGTTGAAAAGTCCAATATTGTTGGTCTTTTTGGTGGGTCTTTTAATCCGCCGCATGCTGGACATCTTCTTGTTGCAAAAAGCGCAATTCGGCGTTTACATCTTGATCAATTATGGTGGATGGTAACTCCAGGAAACCCCTTAAAGGATTGTACACATTTACCTTCTTTAGATGAGAGAATGCGGCTAAGTATTGAACGCGTTGATCATCCAAAGATTCGTGTAACGGGTTTTGAACAGGCAATAGGTAGTAAAGTATCAATAGATACGATTTCTCATATTCTCACACATTGTCGTGGTGTCCGTTTTGTGTGGGTGATGGGTGCAGACAGTTTTGCAACGATACATCATTGGTATCGATGGCGTGCTATTGTCTCCATGCTTCCGATTGCAATTGTTGATCGTCCTTTTGCGCATATGTCAGCACTTTCTTCTCCTATGGCACATATTTACCGTTCTTTTCGTTTGGATGAGAGAGAAAGTATACGATTACCTTTTATGAAACCACCGGCTTGGACTTATTTACATGGCCCTTTGTCTTTTCAGTCTTCAACGAAACTTCGTTTAAAGGAGAATAATTTTTCTTGA
- the rlmH gene encoding 23S rRNA (pseudouridine(1915)-N(3))-methyltransferase RlmH — MQISIFAVGRMKMGAEHTLFHHYLDRFSKSSGVVGFHFKKLQEILESRAQTACQRMEEEGRKLIEFLPDKCRLIVLDERGKSISSSAFAEKLGFYRDEGVHDLIIALGGPDGHNEQIRSRADFLLSFGFMTWPHQIARILLAEQLYRAVTIASNHPYHRV; from the coding sequence ATGCAAATTTCTATTTTTGCTGTTGGTCGCATGAAGATGGGAGCAGAACACACATTGTTTCACCATTATTTGGATCGTTTTTCTAAAAGTTCTGGAGTTGTGGGATTTCATTTCAAAAAATTACAAGAGATATTAGAAAGTCGTGCGCAGACAGCATGTCAGCGCATGGAAGAAGAGGGGAGAAAGCTTATCGAATTTTTGCCTGACAAGTGCCGATTAATTGTGCTTGATGAGCGTGGAAAATCGATTTCATCATCTGCTTTTGCTGAAAAGTTAGGTTTCTATCGTGATGAAGGTGTCCATGATTTGATCATTGCTTTAGGGGGGCCTGATGGGCATAATGAACAGATAAGAAGCCGTGCTGATTTTCTTTTGTCTTTTGGTTTTATGACGTGGCCGCATCAAATTGCACGTATACTTCTTGCTGAACAACTTTATCGTGCTGTAACGATTGCCAGTAACCACCCTTATCATCGCGTTTAA
- a CDS encoding RlmE family RNA methyltransferase, producing MKKTIKTPAGGYGGSGSHELYQRVKKKAGTIKASSRRWLERHLNDPYVHQSKVDGYRSRAAYKLIEINERYKFLKKGQKIIDLGTAPGGWCQVAVRVVGSSDKKPSVVGIDYLPVDPLPGVVMLQMDFLHADAPQKLTDALGTKPDVVLSDMAAPTTGHRQTDHLRTIHLCEVAAEFALSVLKPGGHFLAKAFQGGAENTLLTTLKQNFKTVHHVKPPASRSESVELYLLALNFKGKTEVQQ from the coding sequence ATGAAAAAAACGATAAAAACACCAGCTGGTGGATACGGTGGTTCAGGCTCACATGAATTATATCAACGTGTAAAGAAGAAAGCAGGAACCATTAAAGCGTCGTCACGGCGGTGGTTAGAAAGGCATCTAAATGATCCTTATGTTCATCAGTCTAAAGTAGATGGTTATCGGTCGCGTGCGGCTTATAAATTAATTGAAATTAATGAGCGTTATAAGTTTCTCAAAAAAGGTCAAAAGATTATTGACTTAGGTACGGCTCCGGGAGGATGGTGTCAGGTCGCTGTACGTGTAGTTGGCTCCAGTGATAAAAAACCGAGTGTTGTGGGCATTGATTATTTGCCTGTTGACCCATTACCTGGAGTTGTAATGTTGCAAATGGATTTTTTGCATGCAGATGCACCACAGAAATTAACTGATGCCTTAGGGACAAAGCCGGATGTGGTGCTTTCTGATATGGCAGCACCAACAACAGGTCATCGTCAGACGGATCATTTAAGGACGATTCATTTATGTGAAGTTGCTGCTGAGTTTGCTCTTTCAGTTCTTAAGCCTGGAGGACATTTTTTAGCAAAAGCCTTTCAAGGTGGAGCGGAAAACACCCTTCTCACAACATTAAAACAGAATTTCAAAACAGTTCATCATGTCAAACCACCTGCAAGCCGATCAGAATCCGTAGAGCTTTACCTTTTAGCTTTAAATTTTAAGGGTAAAACAGAAGTGCAACAATAG
- a CDS encoding glutamate-5-semialdehyde dehydrogenase — MALKEQMKDMGKKARHAAAELAVMSSEQKNKALEAIALSLEDQSAEILQANRQDLANAVQNNLNAAMVDRLKLDELRLDAIIESVRHIASLPDPVGQVMDEWTRPNGLHISRVRTPLGVIGIIYESRPNVTIDASALCLKAGNAAILRGGSDSFHSAHALHCALVRGLEKADFPKDAIQMVGTTDRNAVGEMLKGLDGTIDVIIPRGGKSLVARVQSDARVPTFAHLEGLCHIYIDQSADLDMARKIVINAKLRRTGICGAVETVLIDRQALKKFLPVLIALQEKGCEIRATEDIVSLLPDVKLASEEDWSHEYLDAILSVKTVQGIEGAIAHIQRYSSGHTESIIAEDMRVVKIFFNRLDSAILLHNASTQFADGGEFGFGAEIGIATGKMHARGPIGVEQLTSFQYHIKGNGQVRP; from the coding sequence ATGGCTTTAAAAGAACAAATGAAAGACATGGGGAAAAAAGCGCGTCATGCTGCTGCGGAACTAGCTGTTATGTCTTCTGAACAAAAGAATAAGGCATTAGAAGCGATAGCTTTGAGTTTAGAGGATCAATCAGCTGAAATTTTACAGGCTAATCGTCAAGATTTAGCGAACGCTGTTCAGAATAATTTAAATGCAGCCATGGTTGATAGGCTTAAGTTAGATGAATTGCGTTTGGATGCAATCATAGAGAGTGTGCGTCATATTGCTTCTTTACCTGATCCAGTTGGACAAGTGATGGATGAATGGACACGTCCAAATGGGCTTCATATTAGTCGTGTCCGTACACCTCTTGGTGTCATTGGCATCATTTATGAAAGTCGACCAAATGTGACAATTGATGCAAGCGCTTTATGTTTAAAGGCTGGAAATGCTGCAATTTTACGTGGTGGGTCAGATAGTTTTCATTCTGCTCATGCGCTCCATTGTGCGTTGGTGAGAGGATTGGAAAAAGCTGATTTTCCTAAAGATGCAATTCAAATGGTTGGAACGACAGATCGGAATGCTGTTGGAGAAATGCTTAAAGGATTGGATGGTACGATTGATGTGATTATACCTCGTGGTGGAAAAAGCCTTGTTGCACGCGTGCAGTCTGATGCACGTGTTCCAACCTTTGCCCATTTAGAAGGGCTCTGTCATATCTATATTGATCAATCAGCAGATTTAGATATGGCGCGTAAGATTGTTATAAATGCAAAGTTGCGCAGAACCGGTATATGTGGCGCTGTTGAAACAGTTCTCATTGACCGACAAGCATTAAAAAAGTTTCTTCCTGTTCTCATTGCTTTACAAGAAAAGGGATGTGAAATTCGTGCAACAGAGGATATTGTTTCTCTCCTACCAGATGTTAAATTAGCCTCTGAAGAAGATTGGTCGCATGAATATCTTGATGCAATTCTTTCTGTCAAAACAGTTCAAGGTATTGAGGGAGCCATTGCGCATATTCAACGTTATTCATCGGGGCATACAGAATCGATTATTGCTGAGGATATGAGGGTGGTAAAAATATTTTTTAATCGTTTGGATTCAGCTATTTTACTTCATAATGCATCTACGCAATTTGCTGATGGAGGTGAATTTGGTTTTGGAGCAGAAATTGGTATTGCAACAGGAAAAATGCATGCACGTGGTCCAATTGGTGTTGAACAGCTGACATCATTTCAGTATCATATTAAAGGAAATGGGCAGGTTAGGCCTTGA
- the proB gene encoding glutamate 5-kinase, with protein sequence MAVGLQKLAHYKRIVIKIGSALLVDPQTGLRAEWLNSLVSDVAKLRQKGIEILLVSSGAIALGRTLLQLPKGALKLEESQACAALGQIELSKTYGDAFAQYGLKTGQILLTLFDTEERRRYLNARATINVLLRFGAVPVINENDTVATSEIRYGDNDRLAARVATMMGSDLLILLSDIDGLYTKSPHRDPTAEFIPFVASITSDIEKMADGAASELSRGGMKTKLDAGKIANSAGTAMVITSGKRMNPLSSLEKGERSSFFAASEKPVNAWKIWISGHLEPSGILTIDQGAVKALKSGKSLLAAGVIAVEGRFNRGDTVAIVDINGIEIARGLVSYGKDEVVRIMGCKSEEIAFILGYEARSAMVHRNDMVLRCLTDSA encoded by the coding sequence ATGGCAGTTGGATTGCAAAAACTTGCACATTATAAACGCATTGTAATCAAAATTGGATCTGCGCTTTTGGTTGATCCTCAGACAGGTTTACGGGCTGAATGGCTCAACAGTTTGGTAAGTGATGTTGCCAAGTTACGTCAAAAAGGTATTGAGATTTTATTGGTGTCTTCAGGTGCGATTGCTTTAGGAAGAACATTGCTCCAGCTCCCTAAGGGAGCTTTGAAATTAGAAGAGAGTCAGGCGTGTGCTGCTTTAGGACAAATTGAATTATCCAAAACATATGGCGATGCGTTTGCTCAATATGGATTAAAGACGGGTCAAATTTTACTCACTCTTTTCGATACGGAAGAGCGACGGCGTTATCTCAATGCACGTGCTACAATTAATGTCCTTTTGCGTTTTGGAGCTGTGCCGGTTATCAATGAAAATGATACTGTAGCAACAAGTGAAATTCGCTATGGTGATAATGATCGTTTAGCGGCACGGGTAGCAACAATGATGGGTTCAGATCTTTTGATACTTTTATCAGATATTGATGGCCTTTATACGAAATCTCCTCATCGTGATCCTACGGCTGAATTTATCCCTTTTGTTGCATCAATCACGAGTGATATCGAAAAAATGGCAGATGGAGCTGCTTCAGAGCTTTCTCGTGGGGGAATGAAGACCAAATTAGATGCTGGAAAAATAGCGAATTCCGCTGGAACAGCGATGGTCATTACTTCAGGCAAGCGTATGAATCCTCTTTCGTCCCTTGAAAAGGGGGAGCGCAGCAGTTTTTTTGCTGCGAGTGAAAAACCTGTTAATGCTTGGAAAATTTGGATTTCTGGTCATTTAGAACCATCGGGTATTTTAACGATTGATCAGGGAGCAGTGAAGGCTCTTAAATCTGGAAAATCATTATTAGCAGCAGGAGTTATTGCTGTTGAGGGAAGATTCAATCGCGGAGATACGGTTGCGATTGTTGATATAAATGGAATTGAGATTGCTCGTGGACTTGTGAGTTATGGCAAAGATGAAGTTGTACGCATTATGGGGTGTAAAAGCGAAGAAATTGCATTTATCCTTGGATATGAAGCGCGCTCTGCTATGGTGCATCGTAATGATATGGTTTTACGATGCTTGACCGATTCTGCTTAA
- a CDS encoding S41 family peptidase, which yields MIRKVILLVAGVLLGACSMIMVQSVAANNENDVYKELALFGDIFERVRMQYVTVPDDKKLIENAVNGMLTSLDPHSSYMNAQEAKEMRDSTKGEFGGLGIEVTMEKGLIKVVSPMDDTPASKAGILAGDLISKIDGVETNGQTLNEAVNKMRGAPGAPIALTIIRSGVDKPLEIKVVRDIIKVKAVKYRVENDIGYVRIIQFSEQTFGNLQAAIKDIQSKIPQDKLKGYVLDLRLNPGGLLDQAVSVSSAFLNKGEIVSTRGRKKSDVTRFDAKPGDIIDGKPLIVLINGGSASASEIVAGALQDHRRATILGTQSFGKGSVQTIIPLGENGALRLTTALYYTPSGTSIQGTGITPDILVEQPLPEKYKGYDVKIGESTLKGHIKGKRESKKGSGSAAFVPQDPKDDVQLHEAYKLLRGEMAHAAFPPDPNKDILK from the coding sequence ATGATTCGTAAAGTTATTCTTTTGGTCGCTGGGGTATTGCTCGGCGCCTGTTCAATGATAATGGTGCAGTCTGTTGCTGCCAATAATGAAAATGATGTTTATAAAGAGTTGGCTTTATTTGGCGATATTTTTGAACGCGTCCGTATGCAATATGTGACGGTGCCAGATGATAAGAAGCTTATTGAAAATGCTGTCAATGGGATGCTCACATCGCTTGATCCCCATTCATCTTATATGAATGCACAAGAAGCTAAGGAGATGCGGGATTCTACGAAGGGAGAATTCGGAGGTCTAGGTATTGAAGTTACCATGGAGAAAGGCTTAATTAAAGTTGTTTCCCCAATGGATGATACACCTGCTTCAAAAGCGGGTATTTTAGCAGGGGATCTCATTTCAAAAATTGATGGTGTAGAGACGAATGGTCAAACATTGAATGAAGCTGTTAATAAGATGCGGGGAGCTCCTGGAGCACCCATAGCGTTGACAATTATTCGTTCTGGTGTTGATAAGCCGCTTGAAATTAAGGTTGTTCGTGATATCATCAAAGTAAAAGCGGTAAAATATCGCGTTGAGAATGATATTGGATATGTAAGAATTATTCAGTTTTCTGAGCAGACTTTTGGCAATCTTCAGGCCGCAATTAAAGATATTCAGTCGAAAATTCCTCAAGATAAGTTAAAGGGATATGTTCTTGATTTACGGCTTAATCCTGGTGGTCTTTTAGATCAGGCAGTAAGCGTTTCGAGTGCTTTTCTCAATAAAGGTGAGATTGTCTCAACCCGTGGACGTAAGAAGAGTGACGTGACGAGATTTGATGCTAAGCCAGGAGATATTATTGATGGAAAGCCTCTCATTGTGCTTATTAATGGTGGTTCGGCAAGTGCTTCTGAAATTGTTGCGGGTGCACTACAAGATCATCGTCGTGCTACGATTTTAGGGACGCAATCTTTTGGTAAGGGATCTGTTCAAACGATTATCCCTTTAGGTGAAAATGGTGCTTTACGTTTAACGACTGCGCTTTATTACACGCCGTCAGGCACTTCAATTCAAGGGACTGGAATTACACCTGATATTCTTGTAGAGCAACCCCTTCCTGAAAAATATAAAGGTTATGATGTAAAGATTGGTGAATCGACATTAAAAGGGCATATCAAAGGGAAGCGAGAAAGCAAGAAAGGATCTGGTTCAGCTGCTTTTGTTCCACAAGACCCAAAGGATGATGTTCAATTGCATGAAGCTTATAAGCTGTTACGGGGTGAAATGGCGCATGCAGCTTTTCCACCAGACCCCAATAAGGATATTTTAAAGTGA